One segment of Geomonas ferrireducens DNA contains the following:
- a CDS encoding nitrite/sulfite reductase, with translation MSIDRNLRLEGIYPQRQKEFFMQRVKLPAGIISADQALKVAQVAGVHARGLVHLTTRGSIELHWLSEEALPSVAAQLAQVGLYNRGACGGAVRGVICGSLSAAGAPALEALVRKIHRHFTGNPRFEKLPKKFKIGVEADTASRRHLIQDLCFIPVPSDDERSRYDVYAAGGLGREPTPGFLLAQGVAEDALIPLTENVLREYEANTPPPKRLKHLVREIGQEEFRRRVLGEVALEELTTVPTLTGSLVPVPADSEDRLEAHVFAGELQAEGLAALARVAAQFCGGILMVTGNQTVVMHVVEGADREKAREALAQAGFAGASAAERVVFRCCPGSHECIMGLAPTREVAAAVVAELGDEALAMNWAISGCPNCCAQPQLAQAGIVASRLVNDQAGRAPRFDLYRAGAGPFAEPVQQGLTLAQLLAAVKEG, from the coding sequence ATGTCCATAGACAGAAATCTGCGCCTGGAGGGGATCTACCCCCAGCGCCAGAAGGAGTTTTTCATGCAGCGCGTCAAGCTCCCCGCCGGGATCATCTCCGCCGACCAGGCGCTCAAGGTGGCGCAGGTAGCCGGGGTCCACGCGCGCGGTCTCGTGCATCTCACCACGAGGGGGAGCATCGAGCTGCACTGGCTGTCCGAGGAGGCGCTCCCTTCGGTTGCGGCCCAGCTCGCCCAGGTTGGGTTGTACAACCGTGGCGCCTGCGGCGGCGCGGTGCGCGGCGTCATCTGCGGGAGCCTCTCCGCAGCCGGAGCGCCCGCTCTCGAGGCGCTGGTCAGGAAGATCCACCGGCACTTCACCGGGAACCCGCGTTTCGAGAAACTCCCGAAGAAGTTCAAGATCGGCGTCGAGGCGGACACGGCAAGCCGCAGGCACCTGATCCAGGACCTCTGCTTCATCCCCGTCCCCTCCGATGATGAAAGGTCGCGCTACGACGTCTACGCGGCCGGCGGGCTCGGGCGTGAGCCGACCCCGGGCTTTTTGCTGGCGCAAGGGGTCGCGGAGGATGCCCTCATCCCGCTTACCGAGAACGTGCTCAGGGAGTACGAGGCAAACACGCCTCCCCCGAAGCGTCTGAAGCACCTCGTGCGCGAGATCGGGCAGGAGGAGTTCCGCCGCAGGGTGCTGGGGGAAGTGGCGCTCGAGGAGCTTACCACCGTTCCCACCCTGACCGGGAGCCTGGTGCCGGTACCCGCAGACTCTGAGGATCGGCTCGAGGCGCATGTCTTTGCCGGGGAGCTGCAGGCGGAAGGGCTCGCTGCCCTTGCCCGTGTCGCGGCGCAGTTTTGCGGCGGGATCCTCATGGTGACCGGGAACCAGACCGTGGTGATGCACGTGGTCGAGGGGGCGGATCGGGAGAAGGCGCGCGAGGCGTTGGCGCAGGCGGGGTTTGCCGGAGCGAGCGCTGCGGAGCGGGTGGTCTTCCGGTGCTGCCCGGGGAGCCATGAGTGCATCATGGGGCTTGCCCCGACCCGGGAGGTGGCGGCCGCCGTGGTGGCGGAGCTTGGGGATGAGGCGCTTGCCATGAACTGGGCGATTTCCGGTTGTCCGAACTGCTGCGCGCAGCCGCAGCTTGCGCAGGCGGGGATCGTCGCTTCGCGTCTGGTGAACGACCAGGCCGGGCGCGCGCCGCGTTTCGACCTGTACCGTGCCGGTGCCGGCCCCTTCGCCGAGCCGGTGCAGCAGGGGCTTACCCTGGCCCAGCTCCTCGCGGCGGTCAAGGAAGGCTAG